A DNA window from Chryseobacterium scophthalmum contains the following coding sequences:
- a CDS encoding FadR/GntR family transcriptional regulator — MQIQRKTLAQEVAERLIEGISNDEYVIGEKLPIEPELMKIYGVGRSSIREAIKILSIQGILNVQQGVGTFVISKNAHESLESQMNKAQIEEVQEVRSLLDSKIAAKAAINRTEKDLEAIKNYLNLRNQFAEQNLATECYQADINFHLAIAEACGNDLLKEIYKIATKHIMSSFETRHHNNTESFKISQKIHIDLYLSIENGDAEKAAIIAQKIVDQIY; from the coding sequence ATGCAGATTCAAAGAAAAACTTTAGCACAGGAAGTAGCGGAAAGATTAATCGAAGGAATATCCAACGATGAATATGTTATTGGCGAAAAACTGCCAATTGAGCCTGAGCTGATGAAGATCTACGGCGTGGGCCGCTCTAGTATTCGTGAGGCGATAAAGATCTTATCTATTCAGGGAATTCTTAATGTACAGCAAGGCGTAGGAACATTTGTAATTTCTAAAAATGCTCACGAATCTTTAGAATCTCAAATGAATAAAGCTCAGATTGAGGAAGTACAGGAAGTACGTTCATTGCTTGATTCGAAAATTGCAGCAAAAGCAGCGATTAACCGAACTGAGAAAGATTTAGAAGCAATTAAAAATTATCTGAATCTCAGAAATCAATTTGCAGAACAAAATCTTGCGACAGAATGTTATCAGGCGGACATAAATTTCCATTTAGCCATTGCAGAAGCTTGCGGAAATGATCTTTTAAAAGAAATCTACAAAATAGCAACGAAGCATATTATGAGTTCTTTCGAAACAAGACATCACAACAATACGGAGTCTTTTAAAATTTCTCAGAAAATACATATCGACCTTTATTTGTCTATTGAAAACGGAGATGCTGAGAAAGCTGCTATCATTGCTCAAAAAATAGTAGATCAGATCTATTAA
- the rpsT gene encoding 30S ribosomal protein S20: MANHKSALKRIRQNEVRKVRNRYYHKTARTALKVLRNEENKAAATEQLPKVIALLDKLAKKNIIHKNKAANLKSKLTKHVNKLA, translated from the coding sequence ATGGCTAATCATAAATCAGCACTTAAAAGAATAAGACAAAACGAAGTTAGAAAAGTTCGTAACAGATACTATCACAAGACTGCTAGAACAGCTCTAAAAGTTTTAAGAAACGAAGAAAACAAAGCAGCGGCTACTGAGCAATTGCCAAAAGTTATCGCTTTGTTAGACAAATTAGCTAAGAAAAACATTATTCACAAGAATAAGGCAGCTAACTTGAAAAGTAAATTAACTAAGCACGTTAATAAATTAGCGTAA
- a CDS encoding cation:proton antiporter, giving the protein MTLLSIHNLSLPIEDPVLKFLLVLIIILAAPLLLNKIKVPHLLGLIIAGAVIGPNGFNVLVRDSSIVVTGTTGLLYIMFLAGLEIDMGDFKKNKWKSLGYGGYAFIFPFILGYFGAFYILGFSMLTSVLFASLFSSQTLITYPLISKLGIAKNQAVNITVGGTMITDVATLLVLAIVVGLVQGDMGISFWVKLSISFLAFSLAVLMLFPLIGRWFFKKINDKISQYIFVLVMIYFAAVLAELAGVEAIIGAFFAGLALNRLIPHTSSLMNRVEFVGNAIFIPFFLISVGMLIDFKVFFNSFETIKVASIMLVASIGGKYISAVIAQKTFRFTKEEGRLVFGLSSASAAATLATVMVGYNIIISETETGEPIRLLNEHVLNGSILLILISCTISSFISMSSAQKIAEQDNEETVSGNSHEQENILLALNHESTVERMVNLGILIKAHSNTENLFALNVINEDKNESSVKNAEKLLHQATDMAAAADVKIQPLKRYDNDVINGVNNVIKEQNITDLIIGLEDSKGFSPSFTDNLYNGYLQRDDLNVLVYHAIQPLATITNHAVMIPENAHKEAGFFHALLRVWNIARNSGATVTFYASEEILNILQRIIKKANIEAEFIVMNTWKDGEQTATQLKDNEALIIFMAKRGMKSYIPQMRLIPELLNKYLNDKNYLLIFPFSEFENADFEKRSVGNHSDFMEIGNIVNKVFR; this is encoded by the coding sequence ATGACTCTATTAAGTATACACAACCTCAGTCTTCCCATTGAAGATCCGGTATTGAAGTTTCTTTTGGTGCTCATCATCATTCTTGCCGCACCGCTTTTACTCAATAAAATTAAAGTTCCTCATTTGTTGGGGTTGATTATTGCAGGTGCAGTAATCGGACCGAACGGATTTAATGTTTTAGTGAGAGACAGCAGCATCGTAGTGACCGGAACAACCGGACTGCTCTATATTATGTTTCTTGCCGGTCTTGAAATCGATATGGGAGATTTTAAGAAAAACAAATGGAAAAGTTTAGGTTACGGAGGTTACGCATTTATTTTTCCTTTTATTTTAGGATATTTCGGAGCGTTTTACATTCTCGGTTTTTCTATGCTCACTTCTGTGCTGTTTGCAAGTCTGTTCTCTTCACAAACTTTAATTACCTACCCTTTAATCAGTAAGCTTGGAATTGCTAAAAATCAAGCTGTCAATATTACTGTAGGAGGAACTATGATTACTGATGTTGCCACATTATTGGTTTTAGCTATAGTTGTAGGTTTGGTACAAGGCGATATGGGTATTTCTTTTTGGGTGAAACTATCCATCTCTTTTCTGGCTTTCAGTTTGGCTGTTCTTATGCTTTTTCCTTTGATAGGACGTTGGTTTTTTAAAAAAATTAATGATAAAATCTCTCAGTATATTTTTGTATTGGTGATGATATATTTTGCTGCAGTTTTGGCAGAACTAGCAGGAGTTGAAGCAATAATAGGAGCATTTTTTGCAGGTTTAGCTTTAAACAGGCTCATTCCGCACACCTCTTCTTTAATGAACAGGGTAGAATTTGTAGGAAATGCGATATTCATTCCTTTCTTTCTGATAAGTGTGGGAATGTTGATTGACTTTAAAGTTTTTTTCAACAGTTTTGAAACAATAAAAGTTGCTTCAATTATGCTTGTAGCATCTATCGGCGGAAAATATATTTCTGCTGTTATTGCACAAAAAACATTTCGGTTTACCAAAGAAGAAGGCAGACTCGTATTTGGTCTTAGCTCAGCCTCTGCAGCAGCAACTTTAGCTACTGTGATGGTAGGTTACAATATTATAATTTCGGAAACAGAAACCGGAGAACCGATTAGATTATTAAACGAACATGTTCTTAACGGAAGTATTTTATTAATTCTTATTTCGTGTACCATTTCATCATTCATCTCTATGTCGAGTGCTCAGAAGATTGCAGAACAGGATAATGAGGAAACCGTTTCCGGAAACAGTCACGAACAGGAAAATATTCTTTTAGCATTAAATCACGAATCGACTGTTGAAAGAATGGTGAATCTTGGAATTTTAATTAAAGCTCATTCGAATACAGAAAATTTATTTGCTTTAAATGTAATTAATGAAGATAAAAATGAATCTTCTGTAAAAAATGCAGAGAAACTTTTACATCAGGCAACCGATATGGCAGCAGCGGCAGATGTGAAAATACAGCCTCTAAAAAGATATGATAATGATGTTATTAATGGTGTAAACAACGTAATTAAAGAGCAAAACATCACCGATCTTATTATAGGATTAGAAGACAGCAAAGGTTTTTCGCCTTCTTTCACCGATAATCTTTACAACGGATATTTACAGCGTGATGATTTGAATGTCTTGGTTTATCATGCAATTCAGCCTTTGGCTACCATAACAAACCATGCGGTAATGATTCCGGAAAATGCACATAAAGAAGCCGGATTTTTTCATGCTTTGTTGAGAGTTTGGAATATTGCAAGAAATTCTGGGGCAACGGTGACGTTTTATGCTTCAGAAGAGATTTTGAATATTTTGCAAAGAATTATTAAAAAAGCCAATATTGAAGCCGAATTCATCGTTATGAACACCTGGAAAGACGGTGAGCAAACAGCCACTCAACTTAAAGATAATGAAGCTCTTATTATCTTTATGGCAAAAAGAGGAATGAAGTCTTACATTCCACAAATGCGATTGATTCCCGAGCTTCTCAACAAATATTTGAATGATAAAAATTATCTACTAATCTTCCCTTTTTCGGAATTTGAAAATGCTGATTTTGAAAAAAGATCTGTAGGAAATCACAGTGATTTTATGGAAATAGGAAATATTGTAAATAAAGTTTTCAGATAA
- a CDS encoding N-acetylmuramoyl-L-alanine amidase family protein has protein sequence MYQLNFKTILAFLLIFFTSFTFAQKKFTVVLDAGHGGSDNGANRNYPDLGLVQEKHVTLAIVLKLGAMLEKNKEFKVIYTRKIDEYPSLTDRTNTANRSRADLFISVHVNSSPSRSATARGTETFVQGPAQNRENLEVAKQENSVIYLDEKDKETFASYDASSPESLIALKLQQSKYLENSLIVGSFVEGNFEKSGRFSRGVKQENLHILRRSAMPSILIETGFVNNYEDAAFLNSENGQQETAENIYKAIIDYKKAVDRKTGAQVITKKPEPEKPAEVALKNDFRILLMTMPVKYNDGDPELKGLNYILPIKENGLYKYYYGVTNMASVKDINLKTAKDAGFRNSYAVGFMPNQKLSIGYYNIEVYVGKDKLSSNSFILQTLKDVERNKSNGMFYYTYGKVYTLEDAVKLQKELEAKGIKNTVIQKNFK, from the coding sequence ATGTACCAACTAAATTTTAAAACAATTTTAGCATTTCTACTGATATTCTTTACCTCTTTTACTTTTGCTCAAAAAAAATTCACTGTAGTTTTGGATGCAGGACACGGAGGAAGCGATAACGGAGCTAACAGAAATTATCCCGATCTGGGTCTTGTTCAGGAGAAGCATGTTACGTTAGCAATTGTTCTGAAATTAGGAGCAATGCTTGAGAAAAACAAAGAATTTAAAGTTATCTATACCCGAAAAATAGACGAGTACCCTTCTTTAACAGACAGAACCAATACCGCCAACCGAAGCAGGGCAGATTTATTTATTTCTGTACACGTTAATTCTTCACCAAGTCGTTCTGCCACAGCAAGAGGAACCGAAACTTTCGTACAGGGGCCGGCTCAAAACAGAGAAAATCTTGAAGTAGCGAAGCAAGAAAACAGCGTAATTTACCTTGATGAAAAAGATAAAGAGACTTTTGCCTCTTATGATGCATCTTCACCCGAATCTTTGATTGCCTTAAAATTACAGCAAAGTAAATATCTTGAAAACAGCTTAATTGTAGGAAGCTTTGTAGAAGGAAACTTTGAAAAAAGCGGCCGTTTTTCGCGTGGTGTAAAACAGGAAAACCTACATATCTTAAGAAGAAGTGCGATGCCTTCTATTCTTATTGAAACAGGATTTGTAAATAATTATGAAGATGCCGCATTCTTAAATTCTGAAAATGGACAGCAGGAAACAGCAGAAAATATTTATAAAGCAATTATTGACTATAAAAAAGCAGTTGACAGAAAAACAGGAGCGCAAGTCATTACCAAAAAACCTGAGCCAGAAAAACCGGCAGAAGTTGCATTGAAAAATGACTTCAGAATTTTACTGATGACAATGCCTGTAAAATACAACGATGGAGATCCGGAATTAAAAGGATTGAATTACATTCTTCCGATCAAAGAAAACGGATTGTATAAATACTATTATGGTGTAACCAATATGGCATCTGTAAAAGACATTAATCTTAAAACAGCTAAAGATGCCGGATTCAGAAATTCTTATGCGGTAGGATTTATGCCAAACCAAAAACTGAGCATCGGTTATTATAATATTGAAGTGTATGTAGGAAAAGATAAATTAAGCTCAAATTCTTTCATCCTTCAAACCTTAAAAGATGTAGAAAGAAACAAATCTAACGGAATGTTCTACTACACTTACGGAAAAGTTTACACCCTGGAAGATGCAGTAAAACTTCAAAAAGAACTGGAAGCCAAAGGAATAAAAAATACCGTTATTCAGAAGAATTTTAAATAA
- a CDS encoding putative LPS assembly protein LptD translates to MDKTVFKNILQFLIILIFNSFLAQEGPKKVVKATIINDTISKKDTIAAPKESLDAVVDYKADDIRRDVPKKMIYLNKNAQVKYQDMQIDADYISIDEERNLIFARGKLDSLGKVFELAQVNQAGKKYEVESFNYNTKTREAIAYNARTEESEGLIVADKTKKYNDSVFVMRHAEFTTDSYYIDKKDTRPDYHLLASYIKMQKGKESSTLIVGPAQMYIEDVPTPLILPFAILPFSSKRSAGILIPSFGEREDVGFFLNGIGYYQPIGEHFDLKVLADIYTKGSWTIRPEMNYLKKYRYSGNFAADIGSTVRGIKGLDNYSKTGTYRIAWRHTQDTKANPFLTFSASVDVTSQTFYNNTVNNNYIMDQSVLRTQQNSTLTLTKRFLKLPATITGTASYSQNFATGLADLRLPQMNVAINQFYLFKSKTGVRSGLLENITVNTGLNLSNFVSTEEGELFTDAMWDKMQTGLKNNIALGTNTTFAKYFTFSLGATIDNALTTKTLTKYYDPIQNIEVDQINKQIAGYSIFSTTASVQTQLYGQANFKKGSAIQAIRHMMTPSIGFTYSPDFGGEQFGYFKNFYNANGALTPYSIFDKGIVGSPTTGMTGALNYNIGNNIEMKVRSKSDSTGVKKMKIFESLNVSGNYNFAAKSHPWSIISVNGQSSFFDNKLSVNTSLTIEPYKILFAPGSDTGIRTEDFGSFSVQGFNVQLSYPLSNELFGEKKDYAKTYSQKGEIRNENYFFDDDNYAHFDQAWTLNVNANYQYSRNLTRTATKMASIGLDGSVKLTPYWNINGSTHYDMVTKELAYTRIGFSRDQRSFTINFNWVPFGQYKVYDFFIGIKANILSDALKYKDRSFTQPNAPF, encoded by the coding sequence TTGGACAAAACCGTCTTCAAAAATATATTACAATTTTTAATTATCCTAATTTTTAACAGTTTTTTAGCACAGGAAGGTCCTAAAAAAGTAGTTAAAGCTACGATAATTAATGATACTATTTCCAAAAAGGATACCATTGCTGCACCCAAAGAATCTCTAGATGCTGTGGTAGATTATAAAGCCGATGATATTCGTAGAGATGTTCCGAAAAAAATGATTTATCTGAATAAAAATGCTCAGGTAAAATATCAGGATATGCAGATCGATGCAGATTATATCTCAATTGATGAAGAAAGAAACTTAATTTTTGCCCGTGGAAAGCTTGATTCTTTAGGGAAAGTATTTGAACTTGCGCAGGTAAATCAGGCTGGGAAAAAATATGAAGTAGAAAGCTTTAATTATAATACGAAAACTAGAGAAGCTATTGCCTATAACGCAAGAACAGAGGAAAGTGAAGGTTTAATTGTTGCGGATAAAACTAAAAAGTACAACGATTCTGTTTTTGTAATGCGACATGCAGAATTTACGACCGATAGTTACTACATTGATAAAAAAGATACAAGACCCGATTATCACCTTTTGGCATCTTATATTAAAATGCAGAAAGGGAAAGAGAGTTCAACCTTAATTGTAGGTCCTGCACAAATGTACATCGAAGATGTTCCGACACCTTTGATTTTACCGTTTGCTATTTTACCTTTTTCAAGTAAAAGATCTGCAGGAATTTTGATTCCAAGTTTTGGGGAAAGAGAAGATGTAGGTTTTTTCCTAAATGGAATAGGGTATTATCAGCCGATTGGTGAACATTTCGATTTAAAAGTTCTTGCAGATATTTATACAAAAGGAAGCTGGACGATAAGGCCAGAAATGAATTATCTTAAAAAATATAGATATTCAGGGAATTTCGCGGCAGATATCGGAAGTACCGTCCGCGGAATTAAAGGTCTTGATAATTACAGCAAAACAGGAACATACAGAATTGCTTGGAGACATACTCAAGATACAAAAGCGAATCCTTTCCTTACATTTTCTGCATCCGTAGATGTTACAAGCCAAACGTTTTACAACAACACGGTGAACAACAACTATATTATGGATCAGAGTGTTTTGAGAACCCAGCAAAACTCTACATTGACGCTTACCAAAAGGTTTTTGAAACTTCCGGCTACGATTACAGGAACGGCTTCTTATTCTCAGAATTTTGCTACCGGATTGGCAGATTTACGTTTGCCACAAATGAACGTAGCGATCAATCAGTTTTATTTATTTAAATCTAAAACCGGGGTAAGATCTGGTTTGCTTGAAAATATTACAGTAAATACAGGTTTGAATTTATCAAACTTTGTAAGTACAGAAGAAGGAGAATTATTTACCGATGCAATGTGGGATAAAATGCAGACCGGTTTGAAAAATAACATCGCATTAGGAACCAACACGACTTTTGCAAAGTATTTTACTTTCAGTTTAGGAGCTACAATTGATAATGCTTTAACAACAAAAACGCTTACCAAATATTACGATCCAATACAAAATATAGAGGTTGACCAGATCAACAAACAAATTGCGGGATACAGTATTTTTTCTACCACAGCAAGTGTGCAGACTCAATTATACGGGCAGGCAAATTTCAAGAAAGGGTCTGCAATACAGGCAATAAGACATATGATGACACCAAGTATTGGTTTCACTTATTCTCCTGATTTTGGTGGTGAACAGTTTGGGTATTTTAAGAATTTCTATAATGCAAATGGTGCTTTAACGCCTTATTCTATTTTTGATAAAGGAATTGTGGGATCACCAACAACAGGGATGACGGGAGCTTTAAACTATAACATCGGTAACAATATCGAAATGAAGGTAAGATCTAAGAGTGATTCTACCGGAGTGAAAAAAATGAAGATTTTCGAATCTTTAAATGTAAGCGGAAATTATAATTTTGCTGCAAAAAGTCATCCTTGGTCAATTATTTCTGTGAACGGACAATCTTCTTTCTTTGATAATAAACTAAGCGTAAATACAAGTTTAACGATTGAACCGTATAAGATTCTATTTGCTCCGGGATCAGATACCGGAATCAGAACGGAAGATTTTGGATCTTTTAGCGTACAAGGTTTCAACGTGCAGCTTTCTTATCCTTTAAGCAACGAACTGTTTGGTGAGAAAAAAGATTACGCCAAAACTTATTCGCAAAAAGGGGAAATCAGAAATGAAAATTATTTCTTTGATGATGATAATTATGCCCATTTTGATCAGGCGTGGACGTTAAATGTGAATGCCAATTACCAATATTCAAGAAACTTAACGAGAACAGCTACCAAAATGGCTTCTATTGGTTTAGACGGAAGCGTGAAGCTTACTCCTTACTGGAATATTAATGGTAGTACACACTACGATATGGTGACCAAAGAATTGGCGTATACAAGAATTGGTTTCTCGAGAGATCAGCGTAGTTTTACGATTAATTTTAACTGGGTTCCTTTTGGGCAGTATAAAGTTTATGATTTCTTTATCGGTATTAAAGCAAATATATTAAGCGATGCATTGAAGTATAAAGACAGAAGTTTTACTCAGCCTAATGCACCTTTCTAA
- a CDS encoding RidA family protein, translated as MKTIINTVNAPAAIGPYSQANLANGVLYISGQIPVDPATGKLVEGIEKETHQVMKNLEAILTEAGMTFKNVVKATIFLKSMDDFAVMNDIYASYLDAESFPARETVQVSCLPKNVDIEISMIAHQD; from the coding sequence ATGAAAACAATCATCAACACAGTTAATGCTCCTGCAGCTATTGGTCCTTATTCTCAGGCAAATCTTGCCAACGGAGTTTTGTATATCTCTGGTCAGATTCCTGTAGATCCTGCAACGGGTAAACTGGTAGAAGGAATTGAAAAGGAAACACATCAGGTAATGAAAAACCTTGAAGCGATTCTTACAGAAGCAGGAATGACGTTTAAAAATGTAGTTAAAGCAACAATCTTCCTTAAAAGTATGGATGATTTTGCGGTGATGAATGATATTTATGCATCATATCTTGATGCTGAAAGCTTTCCGGCTCGTGAAACTGTACAGGTTTCTTGTTTGCCAAAGAATGTTGATATCGAAATTTCTATGATTGCACATCAGGATTAA
- a CDS encoding trypsin-like peptidase domain-containing protein: MKSTFKKLLPFAVVGVLSGATTVGVQQYLSHDSNNGDQSYFTKSTNASFVGMNTATVGDDFVKASKMTVPAVVTIKNYQNRASSRASEQDLFDFFFGDPFGGKGQQRQRQQQQAPENMPSGLGSGVIISPDGYIISNNHVVAGANKLEVVLSNKKSYIATLVGTDPNTDISLLKIEEKGLPFLNFANSDNVEVGQWVLAVGNPLGLNSTVTAGIISAKGRGIGILGGQGKATNPIESFIQTDAAINPGNSGGALVNVNGDLIGINSAISSTNGYYQGYGFAVPANLARKIIEDIKKFGIVQRGFLGVNSLDLSNDQQVAYYNQEKKTNIKPGSGVYITGLPDNSGAQEAGMKVGDIITKIDGANITDFADLSVAIGSKRPGDKVQVTYSRNGKETTSTVTLKDQKGGTSARTKADLSVTEKIGADFQSLDDRTKAYYGLSNGVVAKNVVEGSEIAKAGIVDGYIITEINGKPVNSQKDVENLLNKFTGTGQIKYMDDYGRGYQRGFKMP, encoded by the coding sequence ATGAAGAGTACTTTTAAAAAACTTTTACCATTTGCCGTTGTAGGGGTTCTCTCAGGAGCTACTACCGTTGGCGTGCAACAATATCTAAGTCACGATTCTAACAACGGTGACCAATCTTATTTTACAAAATCTACCAACGCTTCGTTTGTAGGAATGAATACCGCAACTGTAGGTGATGATTTTGTAAAAGCATCTAAAATGACAGTTCCGGCTGTTGTAACTATTAAAAATTATCAGAACAGGGCATCAAGCAGAGCTTCTGAGCAGGATTTGTTTGATTTCTTTTTCGGCGATCCTTTTGGAGGAAAAGGCCAACAAAGACAGAGACAGCAACAGCAAGCGCCAGAAAATATGCCTTCAGGTTTAGGATCTGGAGTAATCATTTCTCCAGATGGATATATTATTTCAAACAACCACGTTGTAGCAGGAGCCAATAAGCTTGAAGTTGTTTTAAGCAATAAAAAATCTTATATCGCAACTTTGGTAGGAACTGATCCAAACACTGACATTTCATTACTGAAAATCGAAGAAAAAGGATTGCCATTCTTAAACTTTGCGAATTCCGATAACGTTGAAGTCGGACAATGGGTTTTAGCTGTAGGTAACCCTCTTGGATTAAACTCTACTGTTACAGCAGGAATTATTTCTGCAAAAGGAAGAGGAATAGGAATTTTGGGCGGACAAGGAAAAGCAACCAACCCAATTGAAAGCTTTATACAAACCGATGCTGCCATTAACCCTGGAAACTCAGGAGGAGCATTGGTAAATGTAAATGGAGATTTGATTGGAATTAACTCAGCGATTTCATCTACAAACGGATATTATCAAGGCTACGGCTTTGCTGTTCCTGCGAATTTGGCAAGAAAGATCATTGAGGATATTAAGAAATTTGGGATTGTACAGAGAGGTTTCTTAGGTGTAAACTCTTTAGATTTATCTAATGACCAACAAGTTGCTTACTACAATCAAGAAAAGAAAACCAATATAAAACCAGGTTCTGGAGTTTATATTACAGGACTTCCTGATAATAGTGGTGCACAAGAAGCGGGAATGAAAGTTGGAGACATCATTACCAAAATTGACGGAGCCAACATTACAGATTTTGCAGATCTTTCTGTTGCCATCGGAAGCAAAAGACCAGGTGATAAAGTACAGGTAACTTACTCAAGAAACGGAAAAGAGACTACCTCTACAGTTACTTTAAAAGATCAAAAAGGCGGAACTTCTGCAAGAACGAAAGCTGATTTGAGCGTCACCGAAAAAATTGGTGCAGATTTCCAAAGCCTGGATGACAGAACGAAAGCTTACTATGGATTAAGCAACGGAGTTGTTGCTAAAAATGTAGTAGAAGGAAGCGAAATCGCTAAGGCAGGTATAGTAGACGGTTATATCATTACTGAAATTAACGGGAAGCCTGTAAATTCTCAGAAAGATGTAGAAAACTTATTAAATAAATTCACCGGAACAGGCCAGATAAAATATATGGATGATTACGGAAGAGGCTATCAAAGAGGATTTAAAATGCCTTAG
- the trhO gene encoding oxygen-dependent tRNA uridine(34) hydroxylase TrhO, with the protein MQLYNTLSAEERAQLIDEAGKQRLTLSFYAYAKIENPKKFRDDLFIAWNALDALGRIYVAHEGINAQMSIPADHLEDFRNTLEVYDFMQGIRLNVAVEQDNHSFLKLTIKVRHKIVADGLNDDTFDVTNKGVHLKAQEFNNLLEDPNTIVVDFRNHYESEVGHFEGAITPDVENFRESLPIINEQLQDFKEDKNLLMYCTGGIRCEKASAYFKHQGFKNVFQLEGGIIEYTRQIKEENIESKFIGKNFVFDHRLGERITDDIISQCHQCGKPCDNHTNCANDACHLLFIQCDDCKTAMENCCSTECLEITHLPVEEQVALRKGLQVGNKVFRKGKSDALTFKNSGDLPNKPLAKVDSKNIRQKIAIKKTLIGKAEHYYTKSKIAQFLIENNEVSVGDKVLISGPTTGEQEIAITEIFVDGSSCETAKAGDQVTFELPFRVRLSDKIYKILG; encoded by the coding sequence ATGCAACTGTATAACACCTTAAGCGCAGAAGAAAGAGCTCAACTTATTGATGAAGCTGGTAAGCAACGCCTTACTTTGTCTTTCTATGCGTATGCCAAAATTGAAAATCCCAAAAAATTTCGCGACGATTTATTTATAGCCTGGAATGCACTTGATGCATTAGGACGTATCTATGTTGCCCATGAAGGAATTAATGCTCAAATGAGTATTCCTGCAGATCATTTGGAAGATTTTCGAAATACGCTGGAAGTCTATGATTTCATGCAAGGAATTCGTCTTAATGTTGCAGTAGAACAAGACAATCATTCTTTCTTGAAATTAACGATTAAGGTAAGACATAAAATTGTTGCCGATGGTTTGAATGATGATACTTTTGATGTAACCAATAAAGGAGTTCACTTAAAAGCACAGGAGTTTAATAACTTATTGGAAGATCCTAATACAATTGTAGTAGATTTTAGAAATCATTACGAAAGTGAAGTAGGCCATTTTGAAGGTGCAATAACTCCGGATGTGGAAAACTTCAGAGAAAGTTTACCAATTATCAACGAACAATTACAAGATTTTAAAGAAGATAAAAATCTTTTGATGTATTGTACGGGCGGAATTCGTTGTGAAAAAGCAAGTGCTTATTTCAAACATCAAGGTTTTAAAAATGTTTTCCAATTAGAAGGTGGAATTATTGAATATACCCGTCAAATCAAAGAAGAAAATATTGAGAGCAAATTTATTGGAAAAAACTTTGTATTTGATCATCGTTTAGGTGAAAGAATTACCGACGATATTATTTCTCAGTGTCACCAATGCGGAAAACCGTGTGATAATCACACTAACTGTGCTAATGATGCTTGTCATTTGTTGTTTATTCAGTGTGATGACTGTAAAACGGCGATGGAAAACTGTTGTTCTACAGAATGTTTAGAAATAACACACTTGCCGGTTGAAGAGCAAGTAGCCTTAAGAAAAGGATTGCAGGTTGGAAATAAAGTGTTCAGAAAAGGAAAATCTGATGCTTTGACCTTTAAAAATTCAGGAGATTTACCAAATAAACCTTTAGCAAAAGTTGATTCTAAAAATATTAGACAGAAAATTGCAATCAAAAAAACATTGATTGGGAAAGCTGAACATTATTATACAAAATCAAAGATTGCACAGTTTTTAATTGAAAATAATGAAGTTTCAGTTGGAGACAAAGTTTTAATCTCTGGTCCGACTACAGGAGAACAGGAAATTGCAATTACTGAAATATTTGTTGATGGAAGTTCTTGCGAAACAGCAAAAGCAGGTGATCAAGTTACTTTTGAACTTCCGTTCAGAGTTCGTTTGTCAGATAAAATATATAAAATTTTAGGATAG
- a CDS encoding 5-formyltetrahydrofolate cyclo-ligase: MKKSDLRKIYLEKRKNLSKDEISLFSKRIFQNFINYFKPVSDQKIHIFIPIEKFKEINTQIFIDYFLSRNIKVFVPKIVDTKLISVEIFSDTQFETNNWGISEPVSNEDSEVLDFDFVITPLLYCDFKGNRVGYGKGFYDQFFENISKDSKKIGVNYFNPDDIIDDVWENDIPLDYLVTPTEVLSFSSKSE, from the coding sequence ATGAAAAAATCAGATCTCAGAAAAATATATCTTGAAAAAAGAAAAAATCTGTCAAAAGATGAAATTTCTCTTTTTTCTAAAAGAATTTTTCAAAATTTCATCAATTATTTTAAACCAGTTTCTGATCAAAAAATCCATATTTTCATTCCGATTGAAAAGTTTAAAGAAATTAATACCCAGATTTTTATTGATTACTTTTTAAGCAGAAATATCAAAGTTTTTGTTCCTAAAATCGTCGATACAAAATTGATTTCTGTTGAAATTTTCTCTGATACCCAATTTGAAACCAATAATTGGGGAATTTCTGAACCTGTTTCAAACGAAGATTCTGAAGTTTTAGATTTTGACTTTGTGATTACTCCTTTGCTTTATTGTGATTTTAAAGGAAACAGGGTAGGGTATGGAAAGGGATTTTATGATCAATTCTTTGAAAATATTTCAAAAGATTCAAAAAAAATCGGAGTTAATTATTTTAACCCCGATGATATCATTGATGATGTCTGGGAAAACGATATTCCTCTAGATTATCTGGTTACGCCTACTGAAGTGCTGTCTTTTTCCAGCAAGTCTGAATAA